A stretch of the Massilia varians genome encodes the following:
- the istB gene encoding IS21-like element helper ATPase IstB — translation MNLQHERIAALCESLNLPFVAQGYGAATQKAAKQEMAYSDFLEGLLREEVAGRNVRKQSTMTRLAGFPAVKTLDEFNYDFAKGVKRSQVEELAGLGFVERHENVVLVGPSGVGKTHLAMALGYKATQAGIKTRFTTAADLMLALTTAHTQNNLKAVMHRAIKAYRLLIIDEIGYLPMNREQANLFFQVIAALYERSSLIVTSNLPFGQWDTTFAQDTTLTAALLDRLLHHAHIVPIAGESYRLKHQRQAGMMRGNDVAEMG, via the coding sequence ATGAACCTGCAGCACGAGCGTATCGCGGCGTTGTGCGAGAGCCTGAACCTGCCGTTCGTGGCCCAGGGCTACGGCGCTGCAACGCAGAAGGCAGCGAAGCAGGAAATGGCCTACAGCGACTTCCTGGAGGGCCTGCTGAGGGAGGAAGTCGCCGGGCGCAACGTGCGCAAGCAAAGCACGATGACCCGACTGGCAGGATTCCCAGCGGTGAAGACGCTGGACGAGTTTAACTATGACTTCGCCAAAGGCGTGAAACGCAGTCAGGTCGAGGAGCTGGCTGGCCTGGGCTTCGTTGAGCGACATGAGAACGTGGTGCTGGTCGGCCCCAGCGGCGTGGGCAAGACGCACCTGGCGATGGCACTCGGTTACAAGGCCACCCAGGCCGGCATCAAGACGCGCTTCACCACGGCGGCCGACCTGATGCTGGCGTTGACGACGGCGCATACCCAGAACAATTTGAAAGCGGTGATGCATCGCGCGATCAAAGCATATCGGCTCTTGATCATCGACGAGATCGGCTACTTGCCGATGAACCGGGAGCAGGCGAACCTGTTCTTCCAAGTGATCGCGGCCCTGTACGAACGCAGCAGCCTGATCGTGACCAGCAACCTGCCGTTTGGGCAATGGGACACGACCTTTGCGCAGGATACGACGCTGACCGCGGCCCTGCTCGATAGGCTACTGCACCATGCGCACATCGTGCCGATTGCCGGCGAAAGCTACCGGCTGAAGCACCAGCGACAGGCCGGGATGATGAGGGGGAATGATGTTGCAGAAATGGGCTGA